A region of Lycium barbarum isolate Lr01 chromosome 1, ASM1917538v2, whole genome shotgun sequence DNA encodes the following proteins:
- the LOC132622964 gene encoding uncharacterized protein LOC132622964 isoform X2: protein MFTPHLVLQNVNTPLFFGSLLRWLGTPAVRHSFRQGNKVGDRLSKQGLKYGTYDQPSVLLSPPTSVTNFLEADKQGVTTPKLVSISSCNSLASLGNLSVLAINDSTSVTSSSYVTT, encoded by the exons ATGTTCACCCCTCATCTTGTGCTGCAGAATGTTAACACACCACTCTTCTTCGG GTCGCTTTTGAGGTGGTTGGGGACTCCAGCAGTGCGACATAGTTTCAGGCAAGGTAACAAAGTAGGAGATAGACTGTCCAAGCAGGGTTTAAAGTATGGAACTTATGATCAACCATCTGTTTTGCTATCACCTCCCACAAGCGTCACCAACTTTTTGGAAGCTGATAAGCAAGGAGTGACGACTCCAAAATTAGTATCTATATCATCGTGTAATAGCTTAGCTAGTTTAGGCAATCTAAGTGTTTTAGCTATCAATGATAGCACGTCTGTTACTAGTTCATCTTATGTAACTACctag
- the LOC132622964 gene encoding uncharacterized protein LOC132622964 isoform X1 yields MYIYVCELHQKLGKPRIERSLLRWLGTPAVRHSFRQGNKVGDRLSKQGLKYGTYDQPSVLLSPPTSVTNFLEADKQGVTTPKLVSISSCNSLASLGNLSVLAINDSTSVTSSSYVTT; encoded by the exons ATGTATATCTATGTCTGTGAATTACATCAAAAGTTAGGCAAGCCTAGAATAGAAAG GTCGCTTTTGAGGTGGTTGGGGACTCCAGCAGTGCGACATAGTTTCAGGCAAGGTAACAAAGTAGGAGATAGACTGTCCAAGCAGGGTTTAAAGTATGGAACTTATGATCAACCATCTGTTTTGCTATCACCTCCCACAAGCGTCACCAACTTTTTGGAAGCTGATAAGCAAGGAGTGACGACTCCAAAATTAGTATCTATATCATCGTGTAATAGCTTAGCTAGTTTAGGCAATCTAAGTGTTTTAGCTATCAATGATAGCACGTCTGTTACTAGTTCATCTTATGTAACTACctag
- the LOC132616933 gene encoding PKS-NRPS hybrid synthetase cheA-like → MKLRNPGTVANIKWTADNKFKYAFFAYGASIEGWKHCRPVVMVDATFLKSKYRGVLMIAVAKDGNNSIFPLAFGIADSENNESYRWFFRHVKKVFGTRKDLLILSDRHSSIATAIKELYPNTQHGICIYHMEKNLQKYFPSEAILSLFYNAATTYKQAEFRTYMSQIQQIDPKAAEYIEEEPPERWARSFHTNRRYNMLTTNNVETMNYVLRKARELPIMACIDYIQNKLQN, encoded by the coding sequence ATGAAATTAAGAAATCCTGGAACAGTTGCTAACATCAAATGGACCGCTGACAATAAGTTTAAATATGCTTTTTTCGCGTATGGAGCATCAATTGAGGGTTGGAAACACTGCAGACCAGTAGTGATGGTGGATGCAACCTTCTTGAAATCAAAATACCGCGGTGTGCTCATGATAGCAGTAGCAAAAGATGGAAACAACAGCATATTTCCTCTCGCATTTGGTATTGCTGACTCTGAGAATAATGAATCCTACAGGTGGTTCTTCAGACACGTGAAAAAGGTGTTTGGCACGCGCAAAGACCTATTAATTCTTTCCGATCGCCACTCGTCAATTGCAACTGCAATCAAAGAACTGTATCCAAATACCCAGCATGGAATATGCATCTACCACATGGAGAAGAACTTGCAGAAATATTTCCCATCCGAAGCGATCCTATCACTGTTCTACAATGCAGCAACTACCTACAAACAGGCAGAGTTTCGTACCTATATGTCACAGATACAACAAATCGACCCAAAAGCTGCAGAATACATAGAAGAAGAACCACCAGAAAGATGGGCACGTTCATTCCACACCAACAGGCGTTacaacatgctcacaacaaacaatgtCGAGACAATGAATTATGTATTGAGGAAAGCAAGGGAGTTGccaataatggcatgtattgattACATCCAGAACAAGCTGCAAAATTAG